In a genomic window of Tachysurus vachellii isolate PV-2020 chromosome 13, HZAU_Pvac_v1, whole genome shotgun sequence:
- the cenpu gene encoding centromere protein U isoform X1, whose amino-acid sequence MSRVTRLLKTLQNEAKSGSEKQNDLTSAENLDMSSIEKASFLQGEEYSSYGNPLHSTALEDERRPETDHGQKAKAVKQAGKGRGNEVQGMTETPKRPVKNLKAQQENNVQAQKKSSKSRGNQKPPEHTDPAPKSQHLQTISKSKKNEGNKRAQSKRPVNGNSASDTSPEATYTQSQRRTSLSSEDLTDEDESFHPGSERQTASRRPGSSSGQPQRGQKQKRKSSTGFLDNGIPSKKQKPGVGRNPIALDVVLEAFQEFVTQYKETVSSEVVQKAIHAFSCSFEEEVTEKITADKEFNSVKREAIKVNRILNQKKSRLLEAKNELLKSKAELRKLEKEHSELEGRLTALKQGTAFLNNLKALSRRYLQQRSAHAEEPETYGPCCMPAMLLEARSITGTEHQLKNINDKLQKVLEETAHKNL is encoded by the exons ATGAGTCGCGTGACAAGATTGTTAAAAACTCTTCAGAATGAAGCCAAG AGTGGGAGTGAGAAGCAAAATGATTtgacatcagcagaaaatcTGGACATGTCCTCAATAGAGAAAGCCAGCTTCCTTCAAGGAGAGGAGTATTCCTCCTATG gtaATCCCCTTCACAGCACTGCTCTAGAAGATGAACGCAGACCCGAAACTGACCATGGACAAAAAGCCAAAGCTGTAAAACAGGCTGGTAAAGGAAGAGGGAATGAGGTACAAGGCATGACAGAGACTCCAAAGAGACCTGTGAAAAATCTGAAAGCTCAACAGGAAAACAATGTGCAGGCACAGAAGAAAAGCTCCAAATCTAGAGGGAATCAAAAGCCACCAGAACATACAGACCCTGCACCAAAGTCtca ACATCTGCAGACCATCTCAAAGAGCAAAAAGAATGAAGGCAATAAAAGAGCACAGTCTAAG aGACCAGTTAATGGAAATTCAGCCAGTGACACATCACCTGAAGCAACTTACACCCAAAGCCAGAGGCGCACATCTTTGTCCTCAGAGGACTTGACTGATGAGGATGAGAGCTTT CACCCAGGCAGTGAGAGACAAACAGCATCACGCAGGCCAGGGTCATCGTCCGGTCAGCCGCAGAGAGGTCAGAAACAGAAGAGGAAATCTTCAACTGGATTCTTAG ACAATGGCATTCCCAGTAAGAAGCAGAAACCTGGAGTTGGGAGAAATCCGATTGCTCTCGATGTTGTTCTGGAAGCGTTCCAGGAATTTGTCACGCAGTATAA GGAGACAGTGAGCTCTGAGGTTGTTCAAAAAGCCATACATGCATTTTCTTGCTCATTTGAGGAGGAAGTGACTGAGAAG ATCACTGCAGATAAGGAGTTTAACAGTGTAAAACGTGAAGCTATAAAG GTTAATAGAATCCTGAATCAGAAGAAATCTAGACTATTGGAGGCCAAGAACGAACTCCTCAA GAGTAAGGCTGAGTTGAGGAAGCTTGAGAAAGAGCACAGTGAGCTGGAGGGGAGGCTCACGGCTTTAAAACAGGGCACTGCTTTTCTTAACAACCTGAAAGCACTGAGCAGGAGATATCTGCAACAACGCAGCGCTCATGCTGAAGAACCGGAAACA TATGGACCATGCTGCATGCCAGCTATGTTGCTGGAGGCGAGGAGCATCACAGGGACAGAACACCAGTTAAAGAACATCAATGACAAGTTGCAGAAAGTCTTGGAGGAAACTGCTCACAAAAATCTGTga
- the cenpu gene encoding centromere protein U isoform X2, protein MSRVTRLLKTLQNEAKSGSEKQNDLTSAENLDMSSIEKASFLQGEEYSSYGNPLHSTALEDERRPETDHGQKAKAVKQAGKGRGNEVQGMTETPKRPVKNLKAQQENNVQAQKKSSKSRGNQKPPEHTDPAPKHLQTISKSKKNEGNKRAQSKRPVNGNSASDTSPEATYTQSQRRTSLSSEDLTDEDESFHPGSERQTASRRPGSSSGQPQRGQKQKRKSSTGFLDNGIPSKKQKPGVGRNPIALDVVLEAFQEFVTQYKETVSSEVVQKAIHAFSCSFEEEVTEKITADKEFNSVKREAIKVNRILNQKKSRLLEAKNELLKSKAELRKLEKEHSELEGRLTALKQGTAFLNNLKALSRRYLQQRSAHAEEPETYGPCCMPAMLLEARSITGTEHQLKNINDKLQKVLEETAHKNL, encoded by the exons ATGAGTCGCGTGACAAGATTGTTAAAAACTCTTCAGAATGAAGCCAAG AGTGGGAGTGAGAAGCAAAATGATTtgacatcagcagaaaatcTGGACATGTCCTCAATAGAGAAAGCCAGCTTCCTTCAAGGAGAGGAGTATTCCTCCTATG gtaATCCCCTTCACAGCACTGCTCTAGAAGATGAACGCAGACCCGAAACTGACCATGGACAAAAAGCCAAAGCTGTAAAACAGGCTGGTAAAGGAAGAGGGAATGAGGTACAAGGCATGACAGAGACTCCAAAGAGACCTGTGAAAAATCTGAAAGCTCAACAGGAAAACAATGTGCAGGCACAGAAGAAAAGCTCCAAATCTAGAGGGAATCAAAAGCCACCAGAACATACAGACCCTGCACCAAA ACATCTGCAGACCATCTCAAAGAGCAAAAAGAATGAAGGCAATAAAAGAGCACAGTCTAAG aGACCAGTTAATGGAAATTCAGCCAGTGACACATCACCTGAAGCAACTTACACCCAAAGCCAGAGGCGCACATCTTTGTCCTCAGAGGACTTGACTGATGAGGATGAGAGCTTT CACCCAGGCAGTGAGAGACAAACAGCATCACGCAGGCCAGGGTCATCGTCCGGTCAGCCGCAGAGAGGTCAGAAACAGAAGAGGAAATCTTCAACTGGATTCTTAG ACAATGGCATTCCCAGTAAGAAGCAGAAACCTGGAGTTGGGAGAAATCCGATTGCTCTCGATGTTGTTCTGGAAGCGTTCCAGGAATTTGTCACGCAGTATAA GGAGACAGTGAGCTCTGAGGTTGTTCAAAAAGCCATACATGCATTTTCTTGCTCATTTGAGGAGGAAGTGACTGAGAAG ATCACTGCAGATAAGGAGTTTAACAGTGTAAAACGTGAAGCTATAAAG GTTAATAGAATCCTGAATCAGAAGAAATCTAGACTATTGGAGGCCAAGAACGAACTCCTCAA GAGTAAGGCTGAGTTGAGGAAGCTTGAGAAAGAGCACAGTGAGCTGGAGGGGAGGCTCACGGCTTTAAAACAGGGCACTGCTTTTCTTAACAACCTGAAAGCACTGAGCAGGAGATATCTGCAACAACGCAGCGCTCATGCTGAAGAACCGGAAACA TATGGACCATGCTGCATGCCAGCTATGTTGCTGGAGGCGAGGAGCATCACAGGGACAGAACACCAGTTAAAGAACATCAATGACAAGTTGCAGAAAGTCTTGGAGGAAACTGCTCACAAAAATCTGTga